In a single window of the Candidatus Hydrogenedentota bacterium genome:
- a CDS encoding CehA/McbA family metallohydrolase, translating into MKILSPYLNESIDWRRGNLHAHTTRSDGDRPPQDLIDRYAELGYDFLMISDHDMITESEAFDCHGMTLIPGNEVTINGPHILHVDARAYVTPDADRQVVLSAIAADSAFAIMAHPNWERHFNHCPQNKLESWQGYLGVEIYNGLVRMHAGNPLATDRWDMLLGSGRRVWGFANDDAHQIGDEGVAWNMVQSDSKQVTDLVAALRAGRFYASTGVIIDSIRLTGNVIRIATQNAQRIVVTKDFGRCITHADAASFEFTVGETLDATYVRFECFGHGESMAWTQPIFIESEAQ; encoded by the coding sequence ATGAAAATTCTGAGCCCCTACCTCAACGAATCAATCGACTGGCGCCGTGGAAATCTCCACGCCCACACTACGCGGAGCGATGGCGACCGTCCCCCGCAGGATCTGATCGATCGGTATGCCGAACTCGGCTACGACTTTCTCATGATTAGCGACCACGACATGATTACCGAATCGGAAGCGTTCGATTGTCACGGTATGACCCTGATTCCCGGGAACGAAGTCACGATAAACGGCCCACACATTCTCCACGTGGACGCACGGGCCTACGTGACGCCCGACGCTGATCGGCAAGTTGTGCTCAGTGCTATTGCCGCGGATAGCGCGTTCGCGATCATGGCGCACCCCAATTGGGAGCGGCACTTCAACCACTGCCCGCAAAATAAGCTCGAATCGTGGCAAGGTTATCTGGGTGTCGAAATCTACAATGGCCTTGTCCGAATGCACGCCGGGAACCCCCTCGCAACCGACCGCTGGGACATGCTCCTGGGTTCGGGCCGCCGCGTGTGGGGCTTCGCGAACGACGACGCTCACCAAATCGGCGATGAAGGCGTTGCATGGAACATGGTCCAGAGCGACTCGAAGCAGGTAACAGATTTGGTCGCCGCACTGCGCGCGGGGCGTTTCTATGCGAGCACAGGCGTGATAATCGATTCAATCCGCCTGACGGGTAACGTCATTCGCATCGCGACACAGAACGCCCAGCGAATCGTCGTTACCAAGGATTTTGGCCGCTGTATCACGCACGCGGACGCCGCCTCGTTCGAGTTCACCGTCGGTGAAACGCTAGATGCGACCTACGTCCGTTTTGAATGTTTCGGCCACGGCGAATCAATGGCGTGGACCCAACCCATTTTCATCGAGAGCGAAGCCCAGTAG
- a CDS encoding glucuronate isomerase yields the protein MIISYSRGQEADVRQTVGRIVRDTPVTDLHTHLYAPPFGPLLLYGVDELLTYHYLIAEVVRATRVPYESYWSMSKRDQAAFIWRSLFVERSPIGEACRGVLTALDRLGLDVSSRDLDAYRAFFEDVSIDAHIDRVFAAARVRDVVMTNDPFDPIERPTWDQGFAGDKRFHAALRIDPLLNDYTAASEKLRGWGYNAGQTADAPSLAEVRRFLSDHVKRMKALYMAVSLPPDFAYPDNSLRSKLISECVVPVAAEYNIPFALMIGVKRAVNPSLKLAGDGVARADVGAVERLCARFPKNKFMVTMLSRENQHDLCVAGRKLPNLFIFGCWWFLNNPSLIEEMTRMRIELLGLSVTPQHSDARVLEQVIYKWEHSRAIIGKVLEDKYCDLLAAGWTVAEDEIRRDVTELLGGGFWGFLRAEL from the coding sequence ATGATTATATCGTATAGTCGCGGCCAGGAAGCCGATGTGCGGCAGACGGTCGGCCGTATCGTGCGCGACACACCGGTCACCGATCTGCACACCCATCTGTATGCGCCGCCTTTTGGGCCACTGCTGCTTTACGGAGTAGACGAGCTACTCACTTACCACTACCTCATCGCGGAGGTTGTCCGCGCAACACGTGTGCCCTATGAGTCCTACTGGTCCATGTCCAAGCGCGATCAGGCAGCGTTCATATGGCGCTCGCTGTTTGTGGAGCGATCCCCGATCGGCGAAGCCTGCCGCGGCGTGTTGACTGCGCTGGATCGGCTGGGGCTCGACGTGTCCTCGCGCGATCTCGACGCGTATCGTGCGTTCTTCGAGGATGTAAGCATTGATGCGCACATTGACCGCGTATTCGCCGCAGCACGGGTGCGTGACGTCGTGATGACGAACGATCCGTTCGATCCGATTGAACGACCCACATGGGACCAGGGTTTCGCGGGCGATAAACGCTTTCACGCAGCGTTGCGGATCGACCCGCTGCTCAACGATTACACGGCCGCGAGCGAGAAGCTGCGGGGGTGGGGGTACAACGCGGGGCAAACCGCCGACGCACCCAGCCTCGCCGAAGTGCGGCGCTTCCTCTCCGATCACGTAAAGCGCATGAAGGCGCTTTATATGGCGGTGTCGTTGCCACCGGACTTCGCGTACCCGGACAATTCGCTGCGGTCGAAGCTGATTTCCGAGTGCGTTGTGCCGGTCGCGGCCGAGTATAACATCCCCTTCGCGCTAATGATTGGCGTAAAACGGGCGGTGAATCCTTCGTTGAAGCTGGCGGGCGACGGCGTCGCACGGGCGGACGTGGGCGCGGTGGAGCGTTTGTGCGCGCGGTTCCCAAAGAACAAGTTTATGGTCACGATGCTGTCGCGGGAGAACCAGCATGACTTGTGCGTCGCGGGGCGGAAACTTCCCAACCTGTTTATCTTCGGGTGCTGGTGGTTTCTCAACAATCCCAGCTTGATCGAGGAGATGACGCGGATGCGGATTGAACTGCTGGGTCTGAGCGTAACGCCGCAGCACAGCGACGCGCGCGTTCTCGAACAGGTCATCTACAAGTGGGAACATTCGCGCGCGATCATCGGGAAGGTGCTGGAAGACAAGTATTGCGACCTGCTCGCGGCGGGTTGGACCGTTGCCGAGGACGAGATTCGGCGGGACGTGACAGAGTTGCTGGGCGGGGGCTTTTGGGGATTTCTGCGGGCGGAATTATAG
- a CDS encoding long-chain fatty acid--CoA ligase: MLNLATLLEESARLYPDKTAIVFDQIRLTYAQVNAMANQLANGLVKAGIRKGDKICVCCPNLPYFPIIVFGILKAGAVVVPLNVLLKHREFAYHIADSDSTGFICFQGTEQLPVLQEGYAGWQEAKTCPNLWVIPTIPGADSPIEGIPTFMELLHNQPQTFETVATRADDTCLIIYTSGTTGRPKGAELTHSNMTINAMITRDMGKSTKEDVLLVVLPLFHSFGFSCQMLAGILTGSTLVLQPRFDPGAVLRAFQDEGITLFSGVPTMYWDLLTYADLDKYDIAKISKSLRLCNSGGAAMPVEVMKRFEDKFNVTILEGYGLSETSPVASFNQLEKPRKPGSIGLPVWGVEMKIVDHDMNEMPIGKTGEIVIRGHNIMKGYYKRDEANDEAFRGGWFHSGDVGYKDEDGYFYIVDRVKDMIIRGGFNVYPREVEEVLMTNPDISLAAVIGIPHEEYGEEVAAYVIPQTGSTIDEADVIAWAKKEMAAYKYPRHVEIVKTMPLGPTGKILKTELRKMAAEKLAVTR, translated from the coding sequence ATGTTGAATCTTGCGACGCTGCTGGAAGAGAGCGCTCGGCTGTATCCTGACAAGACGGCGATTGTGTTCGATCAAATCCGATTGACCTATGCGCAGGTCAACGCCATGGCAAACCAACTTGCGAACGGCCTGGTGAAGGCAGGTATTCGCAAGGGCGACAAGATTTGCGTGTGTTGCCCCAACTTGCCGTACTTTCCCATCATCGTGTTCGGAATTCTGAAGGCCGGTGCGGTGGTCGTCCCGTTGAACGTGCTCCTGAAACACCGCGAGTTTGCCTATCACATCGCCGATTCGGACTCGACAGGTTTCATCTGCTTTCAAGGCACCGAACAATTGCCAGTGCTCCAGGAGGGGTACGCAGGCTGGCAGGAAGCGAAGACATGCCCGAACCTGTGGGTGATTCCGACAATTCCCGGCGCGGACTCGCCTATCGAGGGCATACCGACGTTTATGGAGTTATTGCACAATCAGCCGCAGACGTTCGAGACCGTCGCGACGCGCGCGGACGATACCTGTCTGATCATCTATACGTCGGGAACGACGGGACGTCCGAAAGGCGCCGAACTGACGCACTCGAACATGACCATCAACGCGATGATCACGCGCGATATGGGCAAGTCGACCAAGGAAGACGTCCTGCTGGTGGTCTTGCCCCTGTTCCATTCATTTGGATTCTCGTGCCAAATGCTCGCGGGTATCCTGACCGGCAGCACGCTCGTGCTTCAACCGCGATTCGATCCCGGCGCGGTGTTGCGCGCGTTCCAGGACGAGGGAATTACATTGTTTTCCGGCGTGCCGACGATGTATTGGGACCTGCTCACGTACGCCGATCTCGACAAGTACGACATCGCGAAGATATCGAAGTCGCTCCGTTTATGCAATTCAGGCGGCGCAGCGATGCCCGTGGAAGTGATGAAGCGGTTTGAAGACAAGTTCAACGTAACGATACTCGAAGGCTACGGCCTTTCCGAGACGTCGCCCGTGGCCAGTTTTAATCAACTGGAGAAGCCACGGAAGCCGGGTTCCATTGGCCTACCGGTGTGGGGCGTCGAGATGAAGATTGTGGACCACGACATGAACGAGATGCCCATCGGGAAGACGGGCGAAATCGTGATTCGCGGGCACAATATCATGAAGGGATACTACAAACGCGACGAAGCGAACGACGAAGCGTTTCGCGGCGGGTGGTTCCACAGCGGCGACGTTGGATACAAGGACGAGGATGGCTACTTTTACATCGTCGATCGCGTGAAGGACATGATCATCCGCGGTGGTTTCAACGTGTATCCGCGCGAGGTGGAAGAAGTGCTGATGACAAATCCGGACATTTCGCTCGCGGCGGTCATTGGCATCCCACACGAAGAGTACGGCGAGGAAGTAGCCGCGTATGTCATTCCGCAGACGGGTTCCACCATCGACGAGGCAGATGTCATCGCGTGGGCCAAGAAGGAGATGGCTGCCTACAAATATCCGCGCCACGTAGAAATTGTAAAGACGATGCCGCTCGGGCCGACGGGAAAGATATTGAAGACCGAGTTGCGGAAGATGGCCGCGGAAAAACTGGCGGTGACGAGATAG
- a CDS encoding long-chain fatty acid--CoA ligase, translating into MLNLAVILENSARERPSHPAVVYGQFRLDYQTINAMANQVANGLVKAGIRKGDKVALSCPNLPYFPIVYFGVLKAGGVFVPLNVLLRDREVAYHLSDSDASVYICFEGTQELPIGKVGYEGWKEAGTCEHFYIIPTIPGGDSPIPGVPTLGDLMHEQPTTFDTVQCRPDDTAIIIYTSGTTGRPKGAELTHSNNLMYSMTSRKLLDGSPDDVTLAVLPLFHSFGLNALLNSVIYGGATIVLHTRFEPGAAWQAFDDEGVTVFAGVPTMYWDLLNYSGADTHDMEKIRSNMRLGVCGGAPMPVDVMTRFQEKFDIKILEGYGLSETTAGCSFNRIDMPQKIGSIGVPIWGMEMKVVDDNMSELPVGQPGEIVVRGPLVMKGYYKRDEANEEAFRGGWFHTGDVGYKDEDGYFYIVDRIKDMIIRGGFNVYPREIEEVLMAHPEISLAAAIGIPDEEYGEEVKVYVILENGSTMQVEDILAYGKKQLAAYKYPRMAEIVTSLPIGPTGKILKTELRKIALAQAPA; encoded by the coding sequence ATGCTGAATTTGGCAGTAATTCTCGAGAACAGTGCGCGGGAGCGGCCGAGCCATCCGGCCGTGGTGTACGGGCAGTTCCGGTTGGACTACCAGACCATCAACGCGATGGCGAACCAGGTCGCGAACGGGTTGGTGAAAGCGGGCATTCGCAAGGGCGACAAGGTGGCATTGTCGTGCCCAAACCTTCCCTATTTCCCGATCGTATACTTCGGCGTGCTGAAGGCGGGCGGGGTATTCGTGCCGCTCAACGTGCTGCTGCGCGATCGGGAGGTGGCGTATCATCTCTCGGATTCCGACGCGTCGGTATACATTTGTTTCGAGGGTACGCAGGAGTTGCCAATCGGGAAGGTGGGGTACGAGGGCTGGAAGGAAGCCGGGACCTGCGAGCACTTTTACATAATTCCGACGATTCCCGGCGGGGACTCCCCCATTCCCGGCGTGCCCACGCTGGGCGACTTGATGCATGAGCAGCCCACGACATTCGATACGGTACAGTGCAGGCCCGATGACACCGCAATCATCATATACACTTCGGGCACAACGGGCCGTCCCAAGGGCGCTGAACTGACGCACTCGAACAATCTGATGTACAGTATGACCAGCCGGAAGCTACTCGACGGATCGCCGGACGACGTAACCTTGGCGGTGCTGCCGTTGTTCCACTCGTTCGGACTCAACGCGCTGCTGAATTCGGTAATCTACGGCGGCGCGACCATTGTGCTGCACACACGATTCGAGCCCGGCGCCGCGTGGCAGGCATTTGACGACGAAGGGGTGACCGTGTTTGCCGGCGTGCCGACGATGTATTGGGACCTGCTCAATTACTCCGGAGCCGATACGCACGATATGGAGAAAATCCGGTCGAACATGCGTCTGGGCGTGTGCGGCGGAGCGCCGATGCCGGTGGACGTGATGACGCGGTTCCAGGAGAAATTCGATATCAAGATTCTCGAGGGATACGGTCTGAGCGAAACGACGGCGGGCTGCAGCTTCAACCGCATCGATATGCCGCAAAAGATCGGGTCGATCGGCGTACCCATTTGGGGTATGGAGATGAAGGTCGTGGACGACAACATGAGCGAGCTTCCGGTAGGCCAGCCGGGCGAGATCGTTGTGCGCGGACCATTGGTTATGAAGGGCTATTACAAGCGCGACGAGGCGAACGAGGAAGCTTTCCGCGGCGGCTGGTTCCACACGGGCGACGTCGGATACAAGGACGAGGACGGCTATTTTTACATCGTCGATCGCATCAAGGACATGATCATCCGAGGCGGATTCAACGTGTATCCGCGCGAGATAGAAGAAGTATTGATGGCGCACCCGGAAATATCGCTGGCGGCGGCGATTGGAATTCCGGACGAAGAGTACGGCGAGGAAGTGAAGGTCTACGTCATTCTCGAAAATGGCTCGACGATGCAGGTCGAGGACATCCTTGCGTACGGCAAGAAGCAGTTGGCGGCATACAAGTACCCGCGCATGGCGGAGATTGTGACCAGCCTTCCCATCGGCCCGACGGGAAAGATTCTGAAGACCGAACTGCGGAAGATTGCGTTGGCGCAGGCGCCCGCCTGA